In the genome of Streptomyces pactum, one region contains:
- a CDS encoding aldehyde dehydrogenase family protein → MNQSDERLRVLKTYKLFVGGKFPRSESGRVYQVTDSKGTWLANAPLASRKDARDAVVAARKAFAGWSGATAYNRGQVLYRVAEMLEGRRDQFTAEVAAAEGLPQAAAAAQVDAAVDRWVWYAGWSDKIAQIAGSANPVAGPYFNLSTPEPTGVVAVLAPQESSFLGLVSVLAPVIVTGNTAVVVASERAPLPALSLAEVLATSDVPGGVVNVLSGRTNELSGPLAAHQDVNAIDLAGAFGELHGELAVALETAAADNLKRVLRPRPTDWAAAPGTDRMLAFLETKTVWHPIGI, encoded by the coding sequence ATGAACCAGTCCGACGAGCGACTCCGTGTCCTCAAGACCTACAAGCTGTTCGTCGGGGGGAAGTTCCCCCGGTCCGAGAGCGGGCGGGTGTACCAGGTGACCGACTCCAAGGGGACGTGGCTGGCGAACGCCCCGCTGGCCTCGCGCAAGGACGCCCGGGACGCGGTGGTCGCGGCGCGCAAGGCGTTCGCCGGCTGGTCGGGCGCCACCGCGTACAACCGGGGCCAGGTGCTGTACCGGGTGGCCGAGATGCTGGAGGGCCGCCGGGACCAGTTCACCGCCGAGGTCGCCGCCGCCGAGGGGCTGCCGCAGGCGGCGGCCGCCGCGCAGGTGGACGCCGCGGTGGACCGCTGGGTCTGGTACGCCGGGTGGTCCGACAAGATCGCGCAGATCGCCGGGTCGGCGAACCCGGTCGCCGGTCCGTACTTCAACCTCTCCACGCCCGAACCCACCGGCGTGGTGGCGGTGCTGGCCCCGCAGGAGTCGTCCTTCCTCGGGCTGGTCTCGGTGCTCGCGCCGGTGATCGTCACCGGTAACACCGCGGTGGTGGTGGCGAGCGAGCGGGCGCCGCTGCCGGCCCTGTCGCTCGCCGAGGTGCTGGCCACCTCGGACGTGCCGGGGGGTGTGGTCAACGTGCTCTCCGGGCGGACGAACGAGCTGTCCGGACCGCTCGCCGCGCACCAGGACGTCAACGCGATCGACCTGGCCGGCGCCTTCGGGGAGCTGCACGGCGAGCTGGCGGTGGCGCTGGAGACGGCCGCCGCGGACAACCTCAAGCGGGTGCTCCGGCCCCGGCCCACGGACTGGGCGGCGGCGCCGGGCACCGACCGGATGCTGGCGTTCCTGGAGACCAAGACGGTCTGGCACCCGATCGGGATCTGA
- a CDS encoding aldehyde dehydrogenase family protein — protein MNAFEYAPAPESRSVVDIAPAYGLFIDGEFADAADGASFTTLSPASEEVLSQVAQAGPQDVDRAVRAARRAFATWSALPGAERAKYLFRIARIIQERSRELAVLESLDNGKPIRESRDFDLPTVAAHFFYHAGWADKLEYAGLGPAPRPLGVAAQVIPWNFPLLMLAWKVAPALACGNTVVLKPAETTPLSALFFADVCRQAGLPRGVVNVVTGDGGTGAELVAHPGVDKVAFTGSTEVGKAIARTVAGTDKRLTLELGGKAANIVFDDAPVDQAVEGIVSGIFFNQGHVCCAGSRLLVQESVAEEVLDALKRRMATLRVGDPLDKNTDIGAVNSAEQLARITALADAGEAEGAERWSPACELPSSGYWFAPTLFTGVTQAHRIAREEIFGPVLSVLTFRTPAEAVEKANNTPYGLSAGVWTEKGSRILWMADRLRAGVVWANTFNKFDPASPFGGYKESGFGREGGRHGLAAYLDAAAGPSDQRSDREGERDR, from the coding sequence ATGAACGCATTCGAGTACGCCCCGGCCCCCGAGTCCCGGTCGGTCGTGGACATCGCCCCGGCCTACGGGCTCTTCATCGACGGCGAGTTCGCCGACGCGGCCGACGGCGCCTCCTTCACGACGCTCTCCCCGGCCTCCGAGGAGGTCCTCTCCCAGGTCGCGCAGGCCGGGCCGCAGGACGTGGACCGCGCGGTGCGGGCCGCCCGCCGGGCCTTCGCCACCTGGTCGGCGCTGCCCGGCGCGGAGCGGGCCAAGTACCTGTTCCGGATCGCCCGGATCATCCAGGAGCGGTCCCGGGAACTGGCGGTGCTGGAGTCGCTGGACAACGGCAAGCCGATCCGCGAGTCGCGGGACTTCGACCTGCCGACCGTCGCCGCGCACTTCTTCTACCACGCCGGCTGGGCGGACAAGCTGGAGTACGCCGGCCTCGGCCCCGCCCCCCGGCCGCTCGGGGTGGCCGCCCAGGTCATCCCGTGGAACTTCCCGCTGCTGATGCTGGCGTGGAAGGTCGCCCCGGCGCTGGCCTGCGGCAACACCGTGGTCCTCAAGCCGGCCGAGACCACCCCGCTGTCCGCGCTGTTCTTCGCCGACGTGTGCCGGCAGGCGGGCCTGCCGCGCGGTGTGGTCAACGTCGTCACCGGTGACGGCGGCACCGGCGCCGAGCTGGTCGCCCACCCGGGCGTGGACAAGGTCGCCTTCACCGGCTCCACCGAGGTCGGCAAGGCCATCGCCCGGACCGTGGCGGGCACCGACAAGCGGCTCACCCTGGAACTGGGCGGCAAGGCCGCGAACATCGTCTTCGACGACGCTCCGGTGGACCAGGCGGTCGAGGGCATCGTCTCGGGCATCTTCTTCAACCAGGGCCACGTGTGCTGCGCGGGCTCCCGGCTGCTGGTCCAGGAGTCGGTCGCCGAGGAGGTGCTGGACGCGCTCAAGCGGCGGATGGCCACGCTCCGGGTCGGCGACCCGCTGGACAAGAACACCGACATCGGCGCGGTCAACTCCGCCGAGCAGCTGGCCCGGATCACGGCGCTGGCCGACGCCGGGGAGGCCGAGGGCGCGGAGCGCTGGTCGCCGGCGTGCGAACTGCCCTCCAGCGGCTACTGGTTCGCCCCCACGCTGTTCACCGGCGTGACCCAGGCGCACCGCATCGCCCGTGAGGAGATCTTCGGGCCGGTGCTGTCGGTGCTGACCTTCCGTACCCCGGCCGAGGCCGTGGAGAAGGCCAACAACACCCCCTACGGCCTGTCGGCGGGGGTCTGGACGGAGAAGGGCTCGCGCATCCTGTGGATGGCGGACCGGCTCCGGGCCGGCGTGGTGTGGGCCAACACGTTCAACAAGTTCGACCCGGCGTCGCCGTTCGGCGGCTACAAGGAGTCGGGTTTCGGCCGCGAGGGCGGCCGGCACGGTCTGGCGGCGTACCTCGACGCGGCTGCCGGACCGTCGGACCAGCGCAGCGATCGAGAGGGCGAGCGCGACCGATGA
- the deoC gene encoding deoxyribose-phosphate aldolase, with translation MPTTVPAYGSEAAERLASMADVTASDAALRRFLHGLPGVDAVGLQARAATLGTRSIKTTAKAHAIDLAISMIDLTTLEGADTPGKVRALCAKGVHPDPTDRTVPQVAAICVYPDMVATARAALAGSGIQVASVATAFPAGRAALPVKLADSRDAVAAGADEVDMVIDRGAFLSGRYLSVFEEIRAVKEACVRTPGDGSGRDAAHLKVILETGELQTYDNIRRASWLAMLAGADFIKTSTGKVAVNATLPVTQLMLEAVRDFRATTGVQVGVKPAGGIRTTKDAVKYLVVVNETAGPDWLTPRWFRFGASSLLNDLLMQRQKLTTGRYSGPDYVTVD, from the coding sequence ATGCCCACCACAGTTCCCGCATACGGCAGCGAGGCCGCGGAGCGACTGGCGTCCATGGCGGACGTGACCGCCTCCGACGCCGCGCTGCGCCGCTTCCTGCACGGCCTGCCGGGCGTCGACGCGGTCGGCCTGCAGGCCAGGGCCGCCACGCTCGGCACCCGCTCGATCAAGACCACGGCGAAGGCGCACGCCATCGACCTCGCCATCTCCATGATCGACCTGACGACCCTGGAGGGCGCCGACACCCCGGGCAAGGTCCGGGCGCTGTGCGCCAAGGGCGTCCACCCCGATCCGACCGACCGCACCGTCCCCCAGGTGGCCGCGATCTGCGTCTACCCCGACATGGTGGCCACCGCGCGGGCCGCGCTGGCCGGGAGCGGCATCCAGGTGGCGTCCGTGGCGACCGCCTTCCCCGCGGGCCGGGCGGCGCTGCCGGTGAAGCTCGCGGACTCCAGGGACGCGGTGGCCGCCGGGGCGGACGAGGTGGACATGGTCATCGACCGGGGAGCCTTCCTCTCCGGCCGCTACCTGTCGGTGTTCGAGGAGATCAGGGCGGTCAAGGAGGCGTGCGTGCGCACCCCCGGCGACGGCTCCGGCCGGGACGCCGCGCACCTGAAGGTCATCCTGGAGACCGGCGAGCTCCAGACGTACGACAACATCCGCCGCGCCTCCTGGCTGGCGATGCTCGCGGGGGCCGACTTCATCAAGACCTCCACCGGCAAGGTCGCGGTGAACGCCACCCTGCCGGTCACCCAGCTGATGCTGGAGGCGGTGCGGGACTTCCGCGCCACCACCGGGGTCCAGGTGGGTGTGAAGCCCGCCGGCGGCATCCGGACCACCAAGGACGCGGTCAAGTACCTGGTCGTGGTGAACGAGACCGCGGGCCCCGACTGGCTGACCCCCCGCTGGTTCCGCTTCGGCGCCTCCAGCCTCCTCAACGACCTGCTGATGCAGCGCCAGAAGCTGACCACCGGTCGCTACTCCGGCCCCGACTACGTGACGGTGGACTGA
- a CDS encoding PH domain-containing protein encodes MKSPDDDASPAAPQPENPEPRYADRVFRSPSGIAGGVLLLALGGWLGIDAVINGDGRTPWVALAGLLCVVPLVVAFTLRPAVFAGEDRLRVRNPFRTINLPWASVEGVRAGYSAEVLAGGGKYQLWAVPVSLRQRKRATRRQARAAADDPSGRTKAHSGVDIDEKLRAPADQTVDDLRELAERNARRKGAQGEPEVRWAVELIAPAVAGAVLLIVLLAVG; translated from the coding sequence ATGAAGAGCCCGGACGACGACGCCTCCCCCGCCGCCCCGCAGCCGGAGAACCCCGAGCCGCGGTACGCCGACCGCGTCTTCCGTTCCCCGAGCGGCATCGCCGGGGGCGTGCTGCTGCTGGCGCTCGGCGGCTGGCTGGGGATCGACGCGGTGATCAACGGTGACGGGCGGACGCCCTGGGTGGCGCTGGCGGGGCTGCTGTGCGTGGTCCCGCTGGTGGTCGCGTTCACGCTGCGGCCGGCGGTCTTCGCCGGGGAGGACCGGCTGCGGGTCCGCAACCCGTTCCGCACCATCAACCTCCCGTGGGCCTCCGTCGAGGGCGTACGGGCCGGATACAGCGCCGAGGTGCTGGCCGGCGGCGGGAAGTACCAGCTGTGGGCGGTCCCGGTGTCGCTGCGGCAGCGCAAGCGGGCCACCCGGCGGCAGGCGCGGGCGGCGGCCGACGACCCGTCGGGCCGGACCAAGGCGCACAGCGGCGTCGACATCGACGAGAAGCTGCGGGCCCCGGCCGACCAGACCGTGGACGACCTGCGTGAGCTGGCCGAGCGCAACGCCCGGCGGAAGGGCGCGCAGGGCGAGCCCGAGGTGCGCTGGGCGGTCGAGCTGATCGCCCCGGCGGTCGCCGGGGCCGTACTGCTGATCGTCCTGCTCGCGGTCGGCTGA
- a CDS encoding phospho-sugar mutase — MESALFDRARTWLAEDPDPDTRDELAKLLEAGDAEEIAARFGGTLQFGTAGLRGELGAGPMRMNRAVVIRAAAGLAAYLRNQGQAGGLVVIGYDARHKSADFARDTAAVMVGAGLRAALLPRPLPTPVLAFAVRHLGAVAGVEVTASHNPPRDNGYKVYLGDGSQIVPPADGEIAAEIAAVASLHDVPRADRGWQTLGEEVVEAYLARTDAVLTPGSPREVRVVYTPMHGVGRTTLTAAFARAGFPAPVVVDAQADPDPDFPTVAFPNPEEPGAMDLAFATARAVGPDLVIANDPDADRCAVAVPAPSSEAGWRMLRGDEVGALLATHLVRTAATGTFATTIVSSSLLSRIAGSARLPYDETLTGFKWLARVPGLRFAYEEALGYCVDPDGVRDKDGITAALLIAELAATLKAQGRTLTDLLDDIAVEHGLHATDQLSARVEDLSLIADAMRRLREKPPAELAGLTVTSAEDLSEGTGSLPPTDGLRYHLSAPPTADAAGGAGAGAGRDGVSGARVVVRPSGTEPKIKCYLEVVVEVATPHDLSVARTVADSVLADLKTDLAAAAGL; from the coding sequence GTGGAGTCCGCACTGTTCGACCGTGCCCGCACCTGGCTGGCCGAGGACCCCGACCCCGACACCCGTGACGAACTCGCCAAGCTGCTGGAGGCCGGGGACGCCGAGGAGATCGCCGCCCGCTTCGGCGGCACCCTGCAGTTCGGCACCGCCGGTCTCCGCGGCGAGCTGGGCGCCGGGCCGATGCGGATGAACCGCGCCGTGGTGATCCGGGCCGCGGCCGGCCTCGCCGCGTACCTGCGGAACCAGGGGCAGGCCGGCGGGCTGGTCGTCATCGGCTACGACGCCCGGCACAAGAGCGCCGACTTCGCGCGCGACACCGCCGCGGTGATGGTGGGGGCCGGGCTGCGGGCGGCGTTGCTGCCGCGGCCACTGCCCACCCCGGTCCTGGCCTTCGCCGTCCGGCACCTGGGCGCGGTCGCCGGGGTGGAGGTCACCGCCAGCCACAACCCGCCGCGCGACAACGGCTACAAGGTGTACCTCGGTGACGGCTCGCAGATCGTGCCGCCCGCCGACGGCGAGATCGCCGCGGAGATCGCCGCCGTCGCCTCCCTCCACGACGTCCCGCGCGCCGACCGGGGGTGGCAGACCCTGGGCGAGGAGGTGGTCGAGGCGTACCTCGCCCGTACCGACGCGGTGCTCACCCCGGGCTCGCCGCGCGAGGTACGGGTGGTCTACACGCCGATGCACGGGGTGGGCCGCACCACGCTGACCGCCGCCTTCGCCCGCGCGGGCTTCCCGGCCCCGGTGGTGGTGGACGCGCAGGCCGACCCGGACCCGGACTTCCCGACCGTGGCCTTCCCCAACCCCGAGGAACCGGGCGCCATGGACCTGGCCTTCGCCACCGCGCGGGCGGTCGGCCCGGACCTCGTCATCGCCAACGACCCGGACGCCGACCGCTGCGCCGTCGCGGTGCCCGCCCCGTCCTCCGAGGCGGGCTGGCGGATGCTCCGGGGCGACGAGGTGGGCGCCCTGCTCGCCACCCACCTGGTGCGCACCGCCGCCACCGGCACCTTCGCCACCACGATCGTCTCCTCCTCACTGCTCTCCCGGATCGCCGGTTCCGCCCGGCTGCCGTACGACGAGACGCTGACCGGGTTCAAGTGGCTCGCCCGCGTGCCGGGGCTGCGCTTCGCCTACGAGGAGGCGCTCGGCTACTGCGTGGACCCGGACGGCGTGCGGGACAAGGACGGCATCACCGCCGCGCTGCTCATCGCCGAACTCGCCGCCACCTTGAAGGCGCAGGGCCGTACCCTCACCGATCTGCTCGACGACATCGCGGTCGAGCACGGGCTGCACGCCACCGACCAGCTCTCCGCCCGGGTGGAGGACCTGTCGCTGATCGCGGACGCGATGCGGCGGCTGCGCGAGAAGCCGCCGGCGGAGCTGGCCGGGCTGACCGTCACCTCGGCCGAGGACCTGAGCGAGGGCACCGGGTCGCTGCCGCCCACCGACGGACTGCGCTACCACCTCTCCGCCCCGCCGACGGCGGACGCGGCCGGTGGTGCCGGTGCCGGTGCCGGACGCGACGGGGTGAGCGGGGCCCGGGTCGTGGTGCGTCCCAGCGGCACCGAGCCCAAGATCAAGTGCTATCTGGAGGTCGTGGTCGAGGTGGCGACGCCGCACGACCTCTCGGTGGCCCGCACGGTGGCCGACTCGGTCCTGGCCGACCTGAAGACCGACCTGGCGGCAGCCGCGGGCCTCTGA
- a CDS encoding purine-nucleoside phosphorylase has translation MNASATPDSQGDPYTAAADAAARLRELTGAETHDVVLVMGSGWVPATDALGTPDHEFPVTELPGFPPPAVAGHAGMVRSYTINGKRVLVFLGRTHYYEGRGVASVAHGVRTAVAAGCRTVVLTNGCGGLREGMRPGQPVLISDHINMTATSPIVGANFVDLTDLYSPRLRELCRQVDPTLEEGVYLQFPGPHYETPAEIRMARTIGADLVGMSTTLEAIAAREAGAEVLGISLVTNLAAGMTGEPLNHAEVLQAGRDSAARMGSLLAKVLDRI, from the coding sequence GTGAACGCATCTGCTACCCCGGACAGCCAGGGCGACCCCTACACCGCCGCCGCCGACGCCGCCGCGCGACTGCGTGAGCTCACCGGCGCCGAGACCCACGACGTGGTGCTGGTCATGGGATCGGGCTGGGTCCCCGCGACGGACGCCCTCGGTACCCCTGATCACGAGTTCCCGGTCACCGAGCTGCCCGGCTTCCCGCCCCCGGCCGTGGCGGGGCACGCGGGCATGGTCCGCTCCTACACGATCAACGGCAAGCGGGTCCTGGTGTTCCTGGGCCGCACCCACTACTACGAGGGGCGCGGTGTCGCCTCCGTCGCGCACGGCGTCCGCACCGCCGTGGCGGCGGGCTGCCGGACCGTGGTCCTCACCAACGGCTGCGGCGGCCTGCGCGAGGGCATGCGGCCGGGCCAGCCGGTGCTGATCAGCGACCACATCAACATGACCGCGACCTCCCCGATCGTGGGCGCCAACTTCGTGGACCTCACCGACCTGTACTCGCCGCGGCTGCGCGAGCTGTGCCGGCAGGTCGATCCCACGCTGGAGGAGGGCGTCTACCTCCAGTTCCCCGGCCCGCACTACGAGACCCCCGCCGAGATCCGGATGGCGCGCACCATCGGCGCCGACCTGGTGGGCATGTCCACCACGCTGGAGGCCATCGCGGCGCGCGAGGCGGGCGCCGAGGTGCTGGGCATCTCCCTGGTCACCAACCTCGCCGCGGGCATGACGGGCGAGCCCCTCAACCACGCGGAGGTCCTCCAGGCCGGCCGCGACTCGGCAGCCCGGATGGGCAGCCTGCTGGCGAAGGTGCTCGACCGCATCTGA
- a CDS encoding gamma-glutamylcyclotransferase: MSLYAAYAGNLDARLMSRRAPHSPLRGTGWISGWRLTFGGEQMGWEGALATVVEDPTSQVFVALYDIAPMDEDSMDRWEGVGLDIYRRVRVRVHTLDGDLTAWLYVLNGYEGGLPSARYLGEIADAAESAGAPHDYVMELRKRPC; the protein is encoded by the coding sequence ATGTCGCTCTACGCCGCGTACGCCGGCAACCTCGACGCGCGGCTGATGTCCCGCCGCGCACCACACTCCCCGCTGCGCGGCACGGGCTGGATCTCGGGCTGGCGGCTCACCTTCGGCGGTGAGCAGATGGGCTGGGAGGGGGCGCTGGCCACCGTCGTCGAGGACCCCACCTCACAGGTCTTCGTCGCGCTCTACGACATCGCCCCGATGGACGAGGACTCCATGGACCGGTGGGAGGGCGTCGGGCTCGACATATACCGCCGGGTGCGGGTGCGGGTGCACACCCTCGACGGCGACCTGACCGCCTGGCTCTACGTCCTCAACGGCTACGAGGGCGGCCTCCCGTCGGCCCGCTACCTCGGGGAGATCGCCGACGCCGCCGAGTCGGCCGGCGCCCCGCACGACTATGTGATGGAACTGCGCAAACGGCCCTGCTGA
- a CDS encoding NAD(P)H-quinone dehydrogenase: protein MELVTRIVIIGGGPGGYEAALVAAQLGAEVTVVDCDGLGGASVLTDCVPSKTLIATAEVMTTFDSSYEELGIIVADDTPPLEQAARVVGVDLGKVNRRVKRLALAQSHDITASVTRAGGRVLRGRGRLAPGQAADGSREVVVRSADGSEETLVADAVLIATGAHPREIPDAQPDGERILNWTQVYDLDELPEELIVVGSGVTGAEFAGAYQALGSRVTLVSSRDRVLPGEDPDAAAVLEDVFRRRGMNVMGRSRAQAAKRVGDRVEVTLADGRVITGTHCLMAVGSIPNTEGIGLEEAGVRLRESGHIWTDKVSRTTAPGVYAAGDCTGVLALASVAAMQGRIAMYHFLGDAVTPLNLKAVSANVFTDPEIATVGYSQADVDAGKIDARVVKLPLLRNPRAKMQGIRDGFVKIFCRPGTGIVVGGVVVAPRASELIHPISIAVDNNLTVEQIANAFTVYPSLSGSIAEVARQLHTRKTQSER, encoded by the coding sequence ATGGAGCTTGTGACTCGGATCGTGATCATCGGTGGCGGACCCGGCGGCTACGAGGCGGCACTGGTGGCCGCCCAGCTCGGCGCGGAGGTGACCGTCGTCGATTGCGACGGTCTGGGCGGTGCGTCGGTGCTCACCGACTGCGTGCCGTCGAAGACGTTGATCGCCACGGCCGAGGTCATGACGACCTTCGACTCCTCGTACGAGGAGCTGGGCATCATCGTGGCCGACGACACGCCGCCGCTGGAGCAGGCAGCCCGGGTGGTGGGGGTCGATCTCGGCAAGGTCAACCGCCGGGTCAAGCGGCTCGCCCTCGCCCAGTCGCACGACATCACCGCCTCGGTCACCCGGGCCGGCGGCCGGGTGCTGCGCGGCCGGGGCCGACTGGCCCCCGGGCAGGCCGCGGACGGCTCCCGCGAGGTCGTGGTGCGGTCCGCCGACGGCAGCGAGGAGACGCTCGTCGCCGACGCGGTGCTGATCGCCACCGGCGCGCACCCGCGGGAGATCCCGGACGCCCAGCCGGACGGCGAGCGCATCCTCAACTGGACGCAGGTCTACGACCTCGACGAGCTGCCCGAAGAGCTGATCGTGGTGGGTTCCGGCGTCACCGGCGCCGAGTTCGCCGGCGCGTACCAGGCGCTGGGCTCCCGGGTCACGCTGGTCTCCAGCCGCGACCGGGTGCTGCCGGGCGAGGACCCGGACGCCGCCGCGGTGCTGGAGGACGTCTTCCGGCGGCGCGGCATGAACGTCATGGGCCGCTCCCGGGCCCAGGCCGCCAAGCGGGTGGGGGACCGGGTGGAGGTGACGCTCGCCGACGGCCGGGTGATCACCGGTACGCACTGTCTGATGGCGGTCGGCTCCATCCCCAACACCGAGGGCATCGGCCTGGAGGAGGCGGGCGTCCGGCTCCGCGAGTCCGGGCACATCTGGACCGACAAGGTGTCCCGGACCACCGCGCCCGGCGTCTACGCGGCCGGTGACTGCACCGGTGTCCTCGCGCTCGCCTCGGTCGCCGCGATGCAGGGCCGGATCGCGATGTACCACTTCCTCGGCGACGCGGTCACCCCGCTCAACCTCAAGGCCGTCTCGGCGAACGTGTTCACCGACCCGGAGATCGCCACCGTCGGCTACTCGCAGGCGGACGTGGACGCCGGCAAGATCGACGCCCGGGTGGTCAAGCTCCCGCTGCTGCGCAACCCGCGCGCCAAGATGCAGGGCATCCGGGACGGCTTCGTGAAGATCTTCTGCCGTCCGGGCACCGGCATCGTGGTCGGTGGCGTGGTGGTCGCCCCCCGCGCCAGCGAGCTGATCCACCCGATCTCGATCGCGGTGGACAACAACCTGACGGTCGAGCAGATCGCCAACGCCTTCACCGTCTACCCGTCGCTCTCCGGCTCGATCGCCGAGGTGGCGCGGCAGCTGCACACCCGTAAGACGCAGAGCGAGCGCTGA
- a CDS encoding DeoR/GlpR family DNA-binding transcription regulator produces the protein MVRANGAVSLRELARVVQTSEVTVRRDVRALEAEGLLDRRHGGAVLPGGFTRDSGFPQKSHLATAEKTAIADLAAGLVEEGEAIVVGAGTTTQELARRLARIPGLTVVTNSLLVAQALAHANRVEVVMTGGTLRGSNYALVGSGAEQSLQGLRVSRAFLSGSGLTAERGLSTSNMLSASVDRALVQAASEVVVLADHTKLGTDTMFQTVPTELITRLVTDEPPAHDERAGTELQALADQGVQITVAGTGTGGGPAGTGGGAGTAGGPGAEAGGTGRPQPRHAPGPHPTGRAAAEDGMPLPGQRRNHQPPGPGGGPQLRAGAPLVDGGRGDTARLDGGRIADLAPRRR, from the coding sequence ATGGTGCGGGCCAACGGAGCGGTGTCGCTCCGGGAGCTCGCCCGCGTCGTCCAGACCTCAGAAGTGACCGTACGGCGGGACGTGCGGGCGCTGGAGGCAGAAGGACTGCTCGACCGCCGGCACGGCGGTGCGGTACTGCCGGGCGGATTCACCAGGGACTCCGGCTTTCCGCAGAAGTCCCACCTGGCGACCGCGGAGAAGACGGCCATCGCCGACCTCGCCGCCGGCCTGGTGGAGGAGGGCGAGGCCATCGTGGTCGGGGCCGGCACCACCACGCAGGAGCTGGCCCGCCGGCTCGCCCGGATCCCGGGCCTGACGGTGGTCACCAACTCGCTGCTGGTCGCCCAGGCGCTGGCGCACGCCAACCGGGTCGAGGTGGTCATGACCGGCGGCACCCTGCGCGGCTCCAACTACGCACTGGTCGGCAGCGGGGCCGAGCAGTCCCTCCAGGGGCTCCGGGTCTCCCGCGCCTTCCTCTCCGGCAGCGGCCTGACCGCCGAACGCGGGCTCTCCACCTCCAACATGCTCTCCGCCAGTGTGGACCGGGCCCTGGTCCAGGCCGCGTCCGAGGTCGTGGTGCTGGCCGACCACACCAAACTGGGCACCGACACCATGTTCCAGACCGTGCCCACCGAGCTGATCACCCGGCTGGTGACCGACGAACCGCCCGCGCACGACGAACGGGCCGGCACCGAGTTGCAGGCGCTGGCCGACCAGGGCGTGCAGATCACCGTGGCCGGCACGGGCACCGGCGGTGGACCCGCCGGTACGGGTGGCGGAGCCGGCACGGCCGGCGGGCCCGGTGCCGAGGCCGGCGGGACGGGCAGACCCCAGCCCCGGCACGCCCCCGGCCCGCACCCCACCGGGCGGGCGGCGGCGGAGGACGGCATGCCGCTGCCCGGCCAGCGCCGGAACCACCAGCCACCGGGGCCGGGCGGCGGCCCGCAACTCCGCGCCGGGGCACCCCTGGTGGACGGTGGCCGGGGCGACACCGCACGACTCGACGGCGGCCGGATCGCCGACCTCGCCCCCCGCCGCCGCTGA
- a CDS encoding TetR/AcrR family transcriptional regulator, whose protein sequence is MTAEAAQGYDVRSARPKRADARRNYERLLAEARTAFTEHGTDVALEDIARRAGVGIGTLYRHFPNRTALIGAVFYGELDALLARSRELARAPQPCRALIDWLRAVIDHAGTYRGLSRAFLCAAAEGSAELTRCSEPIHRAGSALLTRAQQAGSVRADVEIADLMQLTNAIALAVEQSPGDPGLADRLLTLTFTGLKAR, encoded by the coding sequence ATGACGGCCGAGGCGGCACAGGGATACGACGTGCGGTCCGCGCGGCCGAAGCGCGCCGACGCCCGCCGCAATTACGAGCGGCTCCTCGCCGAGGCCCGGACCGCCTTCACCGAGCACGGCACCGACGTCGCGCTGGAGGACATCGCGCGCCGCGCCGGGGTGGGCATCGGCACCCTGTACCGCCACTTCCCCAACCGCACCGCGCTGATCGGCGCCGTCTTCTACGGCGAGCTGGACGCGCTGCTGGCCCGCTCCCGGGAGCTGGCCCGGGCGCCGCAGCCGTGCCGTGCGCTGATCGACTGGCTGCGCGCCGTCATCGACCACGCCGGCACCTACCGTGGGCTGTCCCGCGCGTTCCTCTGCGCGGCCGCGGAGGGGAGCGCCGAGCTGACCCGGTGCAGCGAACCGATCCACCGGGCCGGCAGCGCGCTGCTGACCCGTGCGCAGCAGGCCGGTTCGGTCCGGGCCGACGTGGAGATCGCCGATCTGATGCAGCTCACCAACGCCATCGCGCTGGCCGTGGAGCAGTCACCGGGCGACCCCGGGCTCGCCGACCGGTTGCTGACGCTCACCTTCACCGGCCTCAAGGCCCGCTGA